The genomic segment CACAACTAGCAGAACTAGAAGCAGACAAGGTAACAGTAAAAACACTCACAAAAGCCGAAGAAAAAGAAGCATTAAAGTTACTAAAATCAAAGAATTTACTAGAAGAAACCAATAAGTTAATAGGTAAAAGCGGAGTTATTGGCGAAGTAAATAATAGATTATTAATGTACATCATCTTCACAAGTAGAAAAGCAAACAATCCTTTGCATTGTATGAGTTTAGGAAGTTCTGGTGCAGGAAAAACGCATTTACAAAGTAAGGTTGCAGAATTAATTCCAGAAGAAGATAAAGTAGAAATCACAGTATTAAGTGAAAATGCTTTTTACTACTTCAACAGAACAGAACTACAATACAAACTCATATTAATAGAAGATTTAGACGGAGCAGGAAATGCCTTATATGCGATTAGAGAATTACAATCAAAACACAAGATTACTAAAACAGTAGTTCATAAAGACACCAGAGGAAATACCAAAACCATCCACTTAACCGTAGAAGGTCCAGTATGTATAGCAGGATGCACCACACAAGAAAGTATCTACGAAGACAATAGCAACAGGAGCTTCCTGCTGTACATAGATGAAAGTGAGGAACAAGACGAAAGAATAATGCAGTATCAGCGATTAATAAGTGCAGGAAAAGTACATATAGACCAAGAACACACATCGCGTGATTTATTACAAAATGCACAAAGATGTTTAAAAAACATATCTGTTAGAAACCCATATGCAGAAAGTTTAAAGCTACCCAATGCCGTTTTTAAACCACGAAGAACCAACGCACATTACTTGCAATTTATAGAAGCTGTAACCTTTTATCATCAGCATCAAAGAGAAAAAAAATATGATGAAGAAACAGGAGAAGAATATATAGAAACTACGATAGAAGATATTAAAGAAGCCAATAAACTACTACAAGAGGTTCTCTTGAGAAAGTCAGATACCATTACAGGAGCGTGTAGAAACTATTTTGAGAAACTAAAAAATTACTTGAAAGAACATCAACAAACAACCTTTACCAACAAACAAATTAGCATCCTATTACGAATCCCTTTATCCACTGTAAAACGCTATCATTTACAACTCATCAATACCCAAAGAATACAATTAAGAGAAAAAGATAAAACAGGCAGACACTTATATGAAATCACGAATTACGAAGAATACCAACAACTTAAAAAAACAATTGCAACAGTACTAGATGAAGCCATCCTACAATTATAAATACTTGTGTGTAGCAACCTGCTACAGCCCAGTAGCTTACCAGTAGCCCAGTAAGTAAATGAGCCACTAAAGAAACTAACAATCAACAATTTAAAAAGAAAGCTCACTAAAACAAGAAAAAGGCAACCAAGCAAAGTAAAAAATGAAACAATTAAAACTACAAAATACAAGCTACAAAGTATTATTACAATCATTTACAGAATGGTTAGACATCTTGGGTTATGCAGAAAGTACGCTTTACAACTTGCCAAATCATATCAAAGAATTTTTTTATTGGTTAGAGAAAAAGAATATAAATACATTAGAAAACATCCATACAGAAACTATAAAAGACTACTATCAACACTTACAATTACGTCCCAATGAAACCAGAGGAGGCAGTTTAAGTAAAGCCTATTTAAACAAGCATCAACAAGCATTAAAGAAGTTTAGAGAATATTTACAAAAGCACAATTACAAAGGGTTTAGAATCCACTTAAAAACAGAGAAAGACAGCAACCAAAAGCAAGTAGATATTTTAACACAAGAAGAAATTAAAGAACTATTTACAACCACAAATTACAGTCATCAAAGAGATAGTTTTAAGTTAAGAGATAAAGCATTATTAGTGGTTTTTTATAGTTGTGGTTTACGAAGAAATGAAGTCGTTCATTTAGATGTTAGTGATGTATTTTTTGATAAAGAAAGAATCTATGTACGAAAAGGAAAAAATTACAAAGAACGTTTTATTCCAATCAACAGTTATAATATTAGAATACTCGAAGATTATATTTTTGAAGCAAGACCAGCACTCAATATTTACAACAGTACAGAAGCATTATTTATCAGTCAACAAGGAAAGCGAATGCAAGGACAAAGTATGCTCAATAGATTAAAAGAAGTCATTAGAAAAACAGAAAATAAAGAGCTACAAGAAAAACAAATTACACTTCACACACTAAGACATAGTATAGCAACACACTTATTACAGAAAGAAGTACATATAGAAATCATCAGTAAGTTTTTAGGACATAGTTCATTAGAAAGTACACAAATCTACACACATCTAGTCAAGCAATTATAAGGCCAATTGATCAATAACTAACAACCAAAAACCACCAACTATGAACTATCAAGAACACTTACAAAAAGAAGCATACAGCATTACAACAGTAGCCAGTTATTTAGTAGAAATCAAAAAGTTCAAAATATGGTGCAAAAAAAGAGACCAACAACCAACAACCATCAACTACAAACAATTATTAAAATACACAAAATACCTAACCAGAAAAGGAAATAGCAAAAAGACAGTCAATCATAAATTAGCCATCCTAAAGAGTTATTTTAATTACTTAATCAAAGAACACTACAGACTAGATAATCCAGCAGAAAGCATCACTATAAAAGGAGTAAAAAGAAAATTATACTACAATCTATTAGAAGCAGAAGAATTAGAAGATCTCTATTACAGTTTTAGCACAGAAAACATCAAAGACCCCTATCACAGATTAACAGCAAAAAGAAATAAAATTATTGTTGGCTTAATGATATATCAAGGATTAAACACAAACGCATTAATCAGATTAGAATTAGAACACATAGAAATTTACAAAGGAAAAGTTCACGTTCCAAAAACAGCAAGAAGCAATACAAGAGAATTAGAGTTAAAGTCGTGGCAAGTTATAGAGCTATTGGAATACATCAAAGAAGTTCGAGAAGAAATCAAGGAACGAAAGCATATAGAAAGTGAACGACTCTTTATACCCAACAATGCACGATTAGGAAACACCATTTTAGCTATTATTAAAAAGCTAAAAAAGTACAATCAGAAAGTAGAAAATGTGCATCAAATAAGAGCATCAGTCATTACGAATTGGACAAAGCAATACAACTTAAGAAAAACACAATATCTAGCAGGACATCGTTATATAAGTTCTACCGAAAAATATTTGACTGACGATTTAGAAAATATGCAAGAAGTGATTAATCTGTATCATCCAATCAGTTGAAAATACCGTTAAAAAAAGAGAAAAATGTTTAAGTAACGTTTAAACAGTGTTTAAATACCGTTTAAATAAAATAGCGCTAGAAAATTAGGTTTTTTTTATATTGGAGAATAGAAAATACGTCGTTCCTAAAAAACGAGAAAATCCCAAAAAGAGAAGATATAAAACCGATAAACTCTATCCAATTCATAAGACAAATTTACATTAATATCCCCACAAAACAAAATCCAGATTTTTACAGAAAAAGTAAAAAACCTCTGTCTTTTGTTTTGTTCCGCTCGCCACCACTTCTATAGTTTTTAAGTCACAGTTTTTGGAAGCCAACGCTAAATACAGCACTTTGTAAGTTGCTCGTTCCTCACAATCACAAAAAGCTGTTGCCAACGCTAAAAAACCAAAAACTCCGCCAAAAAAACTATCCCAAGCTATCTTTACATAATTGGCATTATAATACTGCCGCAAAAAAGCCCCACTCCACCAAAGCCGTAGTTATAATGTAAATTATGTAAAATAGCCGCTCTGCCCACGCTTTTTGCCCACGCTACTGCCAATGCCTCACTACATCCAACGCCTTCGCACTACGAAATCTTTAATTTTTACTCCGTAAGCCAACGCTCCGAATTTGCATAAAAAAACTTCACAAAACCCTCACGTAGTCCAAGTGTTTCCTACGCTCACATCTTTGCTCGTTTTTGTATACAACTCGTGCCACTGAATGAAAAAACAAGTCATTTTAAAAACATAGGATTCTCTGCCACATCATCCGCCCCCAAATCCTATGTTTTTAAAACGTAAGCCTACTGAAAACCTAATTTACTTATTTACAACGACGGATAAAAAAAGAACGAATTAACTTTGGTTTTAAGGGTAAATGATGAAACTACGGGAAATTAGTTGACTTGATCATTGTTTATAAAAAACAACGTATTTACTTTAGTAAAATAAGGTTCTTAGAGTAGATATTTTACTGCCAAAAAATGTGGCAAACAATAAAATAACTCTTTGGTTATCTTGCTTTTAATTAAATGTAAAAAGCTGTCCTATTTTAAAATAGGAACTTATAATATCTTGCAAACAAAGGGAAAAAACGATGTCCTTTTTTTTAAGTAAAAAGGACTTGACTTTGTTCGAATGTATGATATGATGATAACAGTAAAAAATTAGAATAATAAAATAATAGAAAATATGGGAACAACAACAGTAATTATATGTATAACTTTTTTAGTGGTTCTGTTGGCTTATTGGATAATGCCAGTTGAGAAGATGAAAGCAGTAAATAAAGAATTGAAATCATTATTACAAATCCTCCCTGTCAGTCAAATAATAAAATCTTATAAGGGAACTAAAACAAATAGTATAACTGATGATGAACCGTAGATGAGTCGATATATAAGGCCGTATATGTTCCCACTAATCACGAGTGCTAGTGTTCAATCAGTCATAAAAAAAGCACCCTCAAAAGAGGATGCTCTCACTATCAAATGAATCGTTTAAACGCTTAAAATACGTGTGTAACTTTCATTGTATTACCTTGCGATAATATATAATCTGTAGTGCCAACCTTTTGGTAAAACTCAATTCCTAAACAAGGAAACTACGCTTACTTCTGCATTCTGTAACAGCTCACCAGGAATGGTAGCCGTTAAAGTTGTTGCAAGTACTATTAGCATCTAACGCCTTTGTTGTACTTGAAGCTACCACACCAATACTGTTCTCATCTGGTACAGTAGGGCTCATAAGTACTGTGCTCCATCATCATACACATAATTCTGAAACCAAACCAACAGCAGCTACCAATCTAAAATGCGTAGCACCTGCAGGAGCAACAATAAAATTAAGCAGGGGTTAAATGCAGCTATTGTATAAACAACTTCATACGGTCTGCATTGATGGTGGCTGTATAAGGAGCAGTAAACACCGTTGGATAAACTCGATTTACTATTTAAAATCCAAACCAGTCAAGAGTTTCTGTGTTGGCAGAAAAGTGTAATCGGTCTTTTACCTCTGACACCTACACCTTTTAGGTTAATGGTGTTTAAAAATCTTGGGTTAACTGGGAAGCCAATCTACTGCCACCCATTACTTGAAGTACACCACTCAAAGCGGGTTTCTTAATGCTTTACCTACTTTGGCAGAACCACCAAACTCGGCATTGTTCTCTCTGGTACGTTTAAAAATTAGGGTCACTTGAATACGTTCCTTGCTAGGTCCTCCAGCCATCCTAGCTAGATACTCACCATTAGAAGTGTAAAAAGATACACCACCAATGTTACCTACTAATTTAATCAATCCTTTTTTGCTTGCTCATAATAAAGAAATTTATGTTCTGTGGTTTATGCTGAACTTGGTTCAGTATCCTACAGAACTGGTTAAACAATAAATACAAGCTTGGTGGTTGAAAGCAATTTGATCAGTGGACAAGTGTTAACGTCTTGTTATATAGAGAACTACAATAATGGTACTAAACGTATATACAAAATGTTAAAGTTTTGTTTGTTTGGGCCAATACAGAAATAATTATCTTTATGTTCTGATGTAGCAGGAAAGGACGTTCAAAGAAAAAATTTTTGGTGTAAAAGTTGGTCGAGACTAAGGGAACTATGCTGAAAAAAAATTGCATAAGCTTGTACCCTTTGGTTTGAAACATCGCGGATACAACAATGTAACTTCTTCCAATGGAAATAGCGTTGCGCAGAAGAAACTTTTTAACGGAAAAGAGTTACAAGATGAATTAGGATTAGATTGGTATGATTATGGAGCTAGGAATTATGATGCGAGTTTAGGAAGATGGATGAATATTGATCCATTAGCAGACCACCCAAAACAATTACACGCTTCACCATTTGCTTATACTAATAATAATCCTGTTTTATACATTGACCCTGATGGTAAACTTTGGATTGATAATGGAGATGGGACGTATACGGCTGAAAAAGGAGATAGTGCTTCCACGCTACATACTCAACATTTAGAGGAAAAGGGCTATACATTTGAAGAAACAAATGCAATGGTTGAACAGCAGTATAGTGAAAACCGAGTAGAAGATGGAATAGAAAAATCTAATATAGACCCAGGTGATGTTGTACACGAAGGAAAACAGGTAAAAAGTTCGACTGGATTAGGTGACTACTATGATACAAAGGACACAGGGTCAGATAATAATGAAACACCTATAGTTGATAAACTTCCAAACCCAGATGCAAAAGACCCCAAGAAAGCTGCTTTAATTGAAATAGCTACAATGGCAATGGAGCAACTTAACCCTATAAATAAAATTATTAAGGGAGCATTAGGTAAAGGTGGTGGAAGTACAAGAATAAATAGAAGTAGCACAAGGACAACAAGTAGTGGAACTTCTACCAATGCAAACACAAGTAATACAAGAACAGTAAATGTAAAAGGTCATTATAGAACATTAAAGAGTGGTAAAAAAGTTTGGGTTAAGCCCCATACACGAACTATTAAAAATAAAGATTAATTAAATTATTTTCAATTAAAGAGGCTTAAAAAAGCCTCTTTTTTATTTTAATTACAAAGCAAGTAAAATAATTATATTGCAAAAAAAGATACTTAACCTTAATAAGTAATGTTCAAATCAAATAAGAATAAAAAATTTCTTTTAATATCAATTATTTTGATTGCAGTCATATCTTCTTTTTTGTTATTCATTAGAAAAGTCAATTATATCCCAACACCATATGAAAAAGAACTAATTGATTATTTTAAGGAAATTGCCCTACAGTCAGAATATGACAATAATCCCGAGAAAATAATTAAATGGAAGGAATCAATGCTACTTTATGTAGTAAAAGAAAAAGAGTTTAAGCCTCAAATATCTGTCATAAAAAAAGTTATTGATAATATTAATCGATTAACAACAGATGGATTTAAAATAATATTAACCGATAATTATGCAAAAAGTAATTCTATACTTTATTTGTGTAACAGAGAGCAAGTTTATAAATCAAACAAAGATTTCTATGAAATGCTTACTAAAGATATAGATTATGATATTGCAGGTCTTGCATATACAGAGTTTTCAACAAAAACACATACTATAGATAAAGCTTTAATTTTTATAAACTCTGAATATTCTTTTGATATTCAAGAGGCTACTATATTAGAAGAAATAACTCAAAGTTTAGGTTTAGCGTTTGATTCTAAATTATATACAAATAGTGTTTTTTACAAAGAAAAATCTAAACAAAAAGTCCGAGTAAAGAAATATTCTCAATTGGACAAAGATATTGTTAGGCTCTTATATCATCCAAAAATGAAACCTGGGTTAGATTCTATTGAAGTAGAAAGAGTAATTAAAAAAATTTTAAAGCTAGAAAAAATTAAACTTGATGGGTGATTTTTGAGCCTTTTAATAGGTCGCTATTACTTTTTAATTCTACAGTTACATCTTGAATGCCGTGATATTTTTTACCAAATTCAATATTGTAGCTGTATTTAATTTTATATCTATTAAGGATAGTATCTATTTTTTCTTTTTCCTCTTTTACAGCTTTTCTTTCTTTTATATACTTCTTTAATTTACTAACAGCTATATTGCAGAACCCAAATCCCAAGATAACTATTAAAAATGATTGAGCAAATTTTAGATATTTGCTGTAAGTAAAATCAAAGCCGACTAATAAGTCTCTTTGACTTATCATAATTGGTAATCCTATCCCCATACATATAATAAAATAAATATAAGTTGATATTTTCTTCTTCTTTAGTTGCTCAATCTTAATATGAATAAGTCCTAATTCTTTTTCAAAACCCTTATCTAATTGTATTTTTGAACCATTTTGTAGGTCTAACTTACTATTTTGCATAAATTAAATCATTATATCATTACGAATAAGTAGCTCTAGCTTTAGCATCTCTTAAAAGCGCATCAATAGCAAAAAGAATATGTTCTTTATCTTCAGTAGGAAGCTGTTGTATGGTTAGAATTTTATCTACAATAGTATCATCCAAAAGTAAGTCTGTTTTCCCTACCAAATAATCTAAAGAAACACCTAAAACGTCAGAAAGTTTAGTGGCTACCTCAATAGATGGGTTAGCTTCTCCACGTTCATAACGTCCTAATACATTGTTGTGAATACCCACTTTAGTGGCTAACTCACTTTGCGAGAACTTATGCTGTTTACGTAACTCCGACAATCTTTTAGAAAAACTCATATTATTAAAATACACCTTAAAGAGTGTTGAAATACAAATATAAGATACTTTTTTAGGTATAAAAATACATTGTAAGTTTGTTTTATAAAACGAAATAGGTATATTTACACCTTAATAGTTATATTTTACAACTTATCAACAATGCAACTCAACACAGACAACCCAAACAGCTACCATTATGAAACCACGCACTTATCAATAGAAATATTAGGAGGCATTAGATTAAATCATTTAGACAGACTACGAGTAACAATTAGCATCCAAAAGCAAGGAACGCATTTAAAATTACGACACAATTTAGATTTATATAATGATACCCAAGTAGAAAAATTAGTACGTAAAATAGCAGAACGATTAGAGATAGGAACAAGTGTAGTTAGAAGAACAATCCAAGATTTAATTAACGAGTTAGAAACCTATAGAATCTCACAACTAGCAGAACTAGAAGCAGACAAGGTAACAGTAAAAACACTCACAAAAGCCGAAGAAAAAGAAGCATTAAAGTTACTAAAATCAAAGAATTTACTAGAAGAAACCAATAAGTTAATAGGTAAAAGCGGAGTTATTGGCGAAGTAAATAATAGATTATTAATGTACATCATCTTCACAAGTAGAAAAGCAAACAATCCTTTGCATTGTATGAGTTTAGGAAGTTCTGGTGCAGGAAAAACGCATTTACAAAGTAAGGTTGCAGAATTAATTCCAGAAGAAGATAAAGTAGAAATCACAGTATTAAGTGAAAATGCTTTTTACTACTTCAACAGAACAGAACTACAATACAAACTCATATTAATAGAAGATTTAGACGGAGCAGGAAATGCCTTATATGCGATTAGAGAATTACAATCAAAACACAAGATTACTAAAACAGTAGTTCATAAAGACACCAGAGGAAATACCAAAACCATCCACTTAACCGTAGAAGGTCCAGTATGTATAGCAGGATGCACCACACAAGAAAGTATCTACGAAGACAATAGCAACAGGAGCTTCCTGCTGTACATAGATGAAAGTGAGGAACAAGACGAAAGAATAATGCAGTATCAGCGATTAATAAGTGCAGGAAAAGTACATATAGACCAAGAACACACATCGCGTGATTTATTACAAAATGCACAAAGATGTTTAAAAAACATATCTGTTAGAAACCCATATGCAGAAAGTTTAAAGCTACCCAATGCCGTTTTTAAACCACGAAGAACCAACGCACATTACTTGCAATTTATAGAAGCTGTAACCTTTTATCATCAGCATCAAAGAGAAAAAAAATATGATGAAGAAACAGGAGAAGAATATATAGAAACTACGATAGAAGATATTAAAGAAGCCAATAAACTACTACAAGAGGTTCTCTTGAGAAAGTCAGATACCATTACAGGAGCGTGTAGAAACTATTTTGAGAAACTAAAAAATTACTTGAAAGAACATCAACAAACAACCTTTACCAACAAACAAATTAGCATCCTATTACGAATCCCTTTATCCACTGTAAAACGCTATCATTTACAACTCATCAATACCCAAAGAATACAATTAAGAGAAAAAGATAAAACAGGCAGACACTTATATGAAATCACGAATTACGAAGAATACCAACAACTTAAAAAAACAATTGCAACAGTACTAGATGAAGCCATCCTACAATTATAAATACTTGTGTGTAGCAACCTGCTACAGCCCAGTAGCTTACCAGTAGCCCAGTAAGTAAATGAGCCACTAAAGAAACTAACAATCAACAATTTAAAAAGAAAGCTCACTAAAACAAGAAAAAGGCAACCAAGCAAAGTAAAAAATGAAACAATTAAAACTACAAAATACAAGCTACAAAGTATTATTACAATCATTTACAGAATGGTTAGACATCTTGGGTTATGCAGAAAGTACGCTTTACAACTTGCCAAATCATATCAAAGAATTTTTTTATTGGTTAGAGAAAAAGAATATAAATACATTAGAAAACATCCATACAGAAACTATAAAAGACTACTATCAACACTTACAATTACGTCCCAATGAAACCAGAGGAGGCAGTTTAAGTAAAGCCTATTTAAACAAGCATCAACAAGCATTAAAGAAGTTTAGAGAATATTTACAAAAGCACAATTACAAAGGGTTTAGAATCCACTTAAAAACAGAGAAAGACAGCAACCAAAAGCAAGTAGATATTTTAACACAAGAAGAAATTAAAGAACTATTTACAACCACAAATTACAGTCATCAAAGAGATAGTTTTAAGTTAAGAGATAAAGCATTATTAGTGGTTTTTTATAGTTGTGGTTTACGAAGAAATGAAGTCGTTCATTTAGATGTTAGTGATGTATTTTTTGATAAAGAAAGAATCTATGTACGAAAAGGAAAAAATTACAAA from the Polaribacter cellanae genome contains:
- a CDS encoding tyrosine-type recombinase/integrase; this translates as MKQLKLQNTSYKVLLQSFTEWLDILGYAESTLYNLPNHIKEFFYWLEKKNINTLENIHTETIKDYYQHLQLRPNETRGGSLSKAYLNKHQQALKKFREYLQKHNYKGFRIHLKTEKDSNQKQVDILTQEEIKELFTTTNYSHQRDSFKLRDKALLVVFYSCGLRRNEVVHLDVSDVFFDKERIYVRKGKNYKERFIPINSYNIRILEDYIFEARPALNIYNSTEALFISQQGKRMQGQSMLNRLKEVIRKTENKELQEKQITLHTLRHSIATHLLQKEVHIEIISKFLGHSSLESTQIYTHLVKQL
- a CDS encoding helix-turn-helix domain-containing protein, whose amino-acid sequence is MSFSKRLSELRKQHKFSQSELATKVGIHNNVLGRYERGEANPSIEVATKLSDVLGVSLDYLVGKTDLLLDDTIVDKILTIQQLPTEDKEHILFAIDALLRDAKARATYS
- a CDS encoding DUF2927 domain-containing protein; the encoded protein is MFKSNKNKKFLLISIILIAVISSFLLFIRKVNYIPTPYEKELIDYFKEIALQSEYDNNPEKIIKWKESMLLYVVKEKEFKPQISVIKKVIDNINRLTTDGFKIILTDNYAKSNSILYLCNREQVYKSNKDFYEMLTKDIDYDIAGLAYTEFSTKTHTIDKALIFINSEYSFDIQEATILEEITQSLGLAFDSKLYTNSVFYKEKSKQKVRVKKYSQLDKDIVRLLYHPKMKPGLDSIEVERVIKKILKLEKIKLDG
- a CDS encoding RHS repeat-associated core domain-containing protein, coding for MKHRGYNNVTSSNGNSVAQKKLFNGKELQDELGLDWYDYGARNYDASLGRWMNIDPLADHPKQLHASPFAYTNNNPVLYIDPDGKLWIDNGDGTYTAEKGDSASTLHTQHLEEKGYTFEETNAMVEQQYSENRVEDGIEKSNIDPGDVVHEGKQVKSSTGLGDYYDTKDTGSDNNETPIVDKLPNPDAKDPKKAALIEIATMAMEQLNPINKIIKGALGKGGGSTRINRSSTRTTSSGTSTNANTSNTRTVNVKGHYRTLKSGKKVWVKPHTRTIKNKD
- a CDS encoding tyrosine-type recombinase/integrase; this translates as MKQLKLQNTSYKVLLQSFTEWLDILGYAESTLYNLPNHIKEFFYWLEKKNINTLENIHTETIKDYYQHLQLRPNETRGGSLSKAYLNKHQQALKKFREYLQKHNYKGFRIHLKTEKDSNQKQVDILTQEEIKELFTTTNYSHQRDSFKLRDKALLVVFYSCGLRRNEVVHLDVSDVFFDKERIYVRKGKNYKERFIPINSYNIRILEDYIFEARPALNIYNSTEALFISQQGKRMQGQSMLNRLKEVIRKTENKELQEKQITLHTLRHSIATHLLQKEVHIEIISKFLGHSSLESTQIYTHLVKQL
- a CDS encoding tyrosine-type recombinase/integrase; the protein is MNYQEHLQKEAYSITTVASYLVEIKKFKIWCKKRDQQPTTINYKQLLKYTKYLTRKGNSKKTVNHKLAILKSYFNYLIKEHYRLDNPAESITIKGVKRKLYYNLLEAEELEDLYYSFSTENIKDPYHRLTAKRNKIIVGLMIYQGLNTNALIRLELEHIEIYKGKVHVPKTARSNTRELELKSWQVIELLEYIKEVREEIKERKHIESERLFIPNNARLGNTILAIIKKLKKYNQKVENVHQIRASVITNWTKQYNLRKTQYLAGHRYISSTEKYLTDDLENMQEVINLYHPIS